A section of the Gloeobacter violaceus PCC 7421 genome encodes:
- a CDS encoding ribbon-helix-helix domain-containing protein: MHQGSGKVVCTTLALPADLLEAIDREVQRGAFRSRSEFVTFALRRELAAQERARIDAEFAAMAEDPHYQQEASAVAGQFALADWEALQLDFPAEPRHL, encoded by the coding sequence ATGCACCAGGGTTCTGGCAAAGTTGTTTGCACCACGTTGGCGCTACCGGCAGATCTGCTGGAGGCCATAGATCGCGAAGTGCAACGCGGTGCGTTCCGAAGCCGCAGCGAATTCGTGACCTTCGCCCTGCGTCGGGAGCTTGCGGCGCAGGAGCGCGCCCGAATCGATGCTGAATTTGCGGCTATGGCTGAAGATCCGCACTACCAGCAGGAGGCGAGCGCTGTAGCCGGGCAATTTGCCTTGGCCGACTGGGAGGCACTGCAACTGGATTTTCCAGCCGAACCCCGGCATCTTTGA